One Caretta caretta isolate rCarCar2 chromosome 6, rCarCar1.hap1, whole genome shotgun sequence genomic region harbors:
- the SRRM2 gene encoding serine/arginine repetitive matrix protein 2 isoform X2, whose amino-acid sequence MYNGIGLPTPRGSGTNGYVQRNLSAVRHKKERTDYKSEEELRKLESSLVKKPNQEILDHERKRKVELKCLELAELMEEQGYAEGEIQEKVATFRLMLVEKDVALGKEGEQQPEQKPAVTETHQLAEANEKKNERLRAAFGISENYVDGSSFDPSRRAKEAAAAKQQQEQQKHLVRESSSSRSPSPKQKKKKKKKDRGRSESRSPSRRERKKSSKKKKHRSESDSKKRKHRSPSPKSKHKAKEKKRKRSTSESASQKGRRGRSSSPDSSSSSESSRSRSRSVTTQKRASRPSVSPAAPPRRRADPEGAPKDAPKRDHSASPEVSRRAQSGSPREGRDKREKQSSRRSPRQRSSSLSPVSEGKQKDKDHPRQPERKSTPTLTPAREPRPQRRSPSPEPARERASSGHKRPPSKETKSPRSSSPPPKKPVADRPKSPSLVAVPSAPATTRKAPSPQPSRSGSESDEDSSSSSPERDKPAPSRQEKSRGSQRRDRSSSSPEPSQPAKAAPKPSSRRERSGTPAKSAKTRSLSKRDAKSRSRTPPSRRERSRTPPRRGGRSRTPPRRGARSRTPPRRGRSRSRSPQWRGRSRSPQRWGRSRSRTPPRWGKSRTPQRRGRSRSPQRRGWSRSRTPQRPGWSRSRNTARRGRSRTPPRRGRSRSRTPPRRGRSRSRTPPRRGRSRSRTPPRRGRSRSRTPPRRGRSRSRTPPRRGRSRSRTPPRRGRSGSSPRREKSLISARRSRSGSSVERRKKSRLLLRRSRSDSSPEVKQKSRKVSRRSRSTSSPRLRKKSRSSPRRSRSGSSSRPKKKSRSSPRRSRSGSSPALKKKSRTPSRRRRRRSGLSPALKKKSRTPPRRSRSGSSPEVKKKSRSSPRRRRSGSSPLARKKSRSPPRRSRSRSSPVLKKKSRSPLRRSRSRSSPVLKKKSRSPPRRGRSGSSSVVKKKSRSPPVRGRSGSSPAVREKSRSPPRRSRSGSSPALREKSRSPQRRSRSGSFPAVREKSKSPQRRSRSGSSPAVREKSRSPPRRSRSGSSPAVREKSRSPPRRSRSGSSPAVRDKSRSPPRRSRSGSSPAVQEKSRSPPRRSRSGSSPAVREKPRSPLRRSRSGSSPEQREKSISPPARGRSVSSPGLKKKSSSPQRQSGLGSSPAVEGKSRSSPGRSRSGSSPELKKVSKTSPRHSGAVSSPVVEEKSSLLPRCSQSGSSPEPMKKSRSPPARGRSGSSPELNDKSSSPLPRHSQSGSSPEPKKKSRSPPRCVKPGASPVVKEKSRSPQPWQSRSGSSPEVKKKSPSPPMRGVSAEQAKSRSPPSLSGSGSLLTLKGKSSSPPRRSRSGSSPGSGSKLGAVSKHSRPVVSPEATELVRILAGQVKPMSPETKDKYGMSPRRSRLGSSPGIREKSRTPPSSSESSPERAEISSSPLRRSRSGSPPRPREKSRSPPRPREKSRSPPRPREKSRSPPRPREKSRSPPRPREKSRSPPRPREKSRSPPRPREKSRSPPRPREKSRSPPRPREKSRSPPRPREKSRSPPRPREKSRSPPRPREKSRSPPRPREKSRSPPRRSRSGSSPRPREKSLSPARYGSSGSFLRSREKSRSPARYSISGSSLRLREKSRSPPRRGRSGSSPRPREKLGASPRSSRSGSSPERPKGPTRRGRSSSPSRRGKWRSSLRRGRSGSSPRRTRSRSISRRGKSRSSLRRDRSISSPGRSRSRSTSRFSRRRERSPSSPRRGRSRTPPRRARAGSSPRRRGSRQPRSRSPPKLDVSRTPASSYRGRSKASPARTRSGSGSPKRAGRRSRSPPVLEKYPKVGAADKTAPGRAEKTSPVVVVPIRRSPSCSPPAPDEASPKVRKAHSPAPKIHSPRPEGSLGAVRNGGPAPAWTLNSCPVAPGGSPPAGRLPPAKGPEKVRSSSSSSSSSSSASHKVPSPLPAPLPVLPPKEEDREGPKVKSEPPAPEGPGELPDKARSGVPKLLVPLPVPPRTPSKEKRSSSTSSSSSSSSSSSSSSSSSSSDSSSSSSESSHDSPASKGPDLETAKKEPLSPAQKELAREGRPLEVAKRKRRSRSSSSSSSSSTSSSSSSSSSSSSSSSSSSSSSSSSSSSSSSSSPKPGPQPQPKAAPKKLSPEQRRSRSPRKPIDSLRDSRSLSYSPAERRRPSPPEPPPAQRERHSDKPSQRSRGTNSRSPGRKRRRETPSPPHAARRRASRSP is encoded by the exons ATGTACAATGGGATAGGGCTCCCCACTCCCCGGGGCAGCGGCACCAACGGCTACGTCCAGCGCAACCTCTCGGCCGTGCGGCACAAGAAGGAGCGAACCGACTACAAGTCGGAGGAGGAGCTCAGGAAGCTGGAGTCGTCTCTGGTTAAGAAGCCCAACCAGGAGATCCTGGACCATGAGCGCAAGCGGAAGGTGGAGCTGAAATGCCTGGAGCTGGCCGAGCTCATGGAGGAACAGGG TTATGCTGAGGGCGAGATCCAGGAGAAGGTGGCGACCTTCCGGCTCATGCTCGTGGAGAAGGACGTGGCTTTGGGCaaggagggggagcagcagcctGAGCAGAAACCAGC ggtcaCAGAGACCCACCAGCTGGCCGAGGCCAATGAGAAGAAGAACGAGCGGCTGAGGGCGGCTTTTGGCATCAGCGAGAATTACGTCGACGGGAGCTCGTTCGACCCCAGCCGCAGGGCGAAGGAGGCGGCGGCtgccaagcagcagcaggagcagcagaagcA CCTGGTCCGTGAGTCCAGCAGCTCCCGCTCTCCATCCCCcaagcagaaaaaaaagaaaaagaagaaagacaGAGGCAG GTCAGAGAGCAGATCCCCTTCTCGAAGGGAGAGGAAAAAGAGTtctaagaaaaagaaacataG GTCTGAGTCAGACTCGAAGAAGAGGAAACACAG gtctcccagtcccaagagcaAACACAAAGCCaaggagaagaagaggaagag ATCCACCAGCGAGTCGGCATCCCAGAAGGGCCGAAGAGGTCGCTCGTCCTCTccagactcttcctcctcctcggaGAGCTCGCGGAGCAG GTCCCGGAGTGTCACCACTCAGAAACGGGCTTCCCGGCCCAGCGTGAGCCCCGCCGCGCCGCCGCGGAGGAGAGCTGACCCCGAGGGTGCCCCAAAGGATGCCCCCAAGAGAGATCACTCAGCATCCCCCGAGGTCAGCCGGCGTGCACAGAGTGGCAGCCCCCGGGAGGGTCGAGATAAGCGAGAG aaGCAGTCTTCTCGGCGCTCCCCCCGCCAGCGTTCCTCCTCCCTGTCGCCCGTCTCCGAGGGGAAGCAGAAGGACAAGGATCACCCCCGGCAGCCAGAGCGCaaatccacccccaccctgaccccggcGCGTGAGCCACGCCCGCAACGCCGCTCCCCGTCCCCCGAGCCGGCCCGGGAGAGGGCCTCGTCCGGCCACAAGCGCCCACCCTCCAAAGAGACCAAGTCCCCCCGTTCCTCCTCCCCGCCTCCGAAAAAGCCAGTGGCTGATCGCCCCAAGAGCCCGTCGCTAGTGGCTGTCCCCTCGGCACCGGCCACGACCCGGaaggccccctccccccagccatccCGCTCAGGCTCTGAGAGCGACGaagactcctcctcctcttctcccgaGCGGGATAAGCCGGCCCCAAGCAGGCAGGAGAAATCGAGGGGCTCCCAGCGCCGGGACCGCTCCAGTTCTTCCCCGGAGCCCTCCCAGCCTGCTAAGGCTGCCCCCAAGCCCTCGTCCCGGCGTGAGCGATCTGGCACCCCCGCGAAGAGCGCCAAAACCCGCTCCCTCTCAAAGAGAGACGCCAAGTCACGCTCGCGGACGCCCCCTTCCCGCAGGGAGCGCTCCCGCACCCCGCCCCGCCGGGGAGGGCGTTCCCGCACCCCGCCCCGCCGGGGGGCCCGTTCACGCACGCCACCGAGACGGGGCCGGTCCCGATCCCGGAGCCCCCAGTGGAGAGGCAGGTCCCGGAGCCCCCAGAGATGGGGCCGTTCCCGTTCCCGCACTCCACCCAGGTGGGGCAAATCCCGTAcgccccagaggagggggagatCTCGCAGCCCTCAGAGACGAGGATGGTCCCGCTCCAGGACACCCCAGAGGCCTGGCTGGTCTAGGAGCAGGAACACGGCGAGGCGGGGTCGGTCTAGAACCCCGCCCCGGCGAGGCAGGTCCCGGTCTAGAACCCCGCCCCGGCGAGGCAGGTCCCGGTCTAGAACCCCGCCCCGGCGAGGCAGGTCCCGGTCTAGAACCCCGCCCCGGCGAGGCAGGTCCCGGTCTAGAACCCCGCCCCGGCGAGGCAGGTCCCGGTCTAGAACCCCGCCCCGGCGAGGCAGGTCCCGGTCTAGAACCCCGCCCCGGCGAGGCAGGTCAGGGTCCTCTCCCAGGCGGGAGAAATCGCTGATTTCAGCCAGGAGGAGCCGCTCTGGGTCATCAGTTGAGCGAAGGAAGAAATCCAGGCTGCTTCTGCGGAGGAGCCGGTCAGACTCGTCGCCAGAAGTAAAGCAGAAATCCAGGAAAGTGTCAAGACGCAGCCGCTCCACATCGTCCCCTCGCCTACGGAAGAAATCCAGATCATCACCTCGGAGGAGCCGCTCTGGCTCATCATCTCGGCCAAAAAAGAAATCCAGATCTTCCCCTCGGAGGAGCAGGTCAGGGTCGTCTCCAGCGCTGAAAAAGAAATCCAGAACGCcgtccaggaggaggaggaggaggtctgGATTGTCTCCGGCACTCAAAAAGAAATCCAGAACACCACCTAGAAGAAGCCGGTCTGGATCGTCTCCAGAAGTGAAGAAGAAATCCAGGTCATCCCCCAGACGAAGGAGATCTGGATCTTCTCCATTGGCGAGAAAGAAATCCAGATCACCACCGAGACGAAGCAGGTCTAGGTCTTCGCCAGTGTTGAAGAAGAAATCTAGATCACCGCTGAGACGAAGCAGGTCTAGGTCCTCACCAGTGTTGAAGAAGAAATCTAGATCACCCCCAAGACGAGGCAGATCTGGGTCCTCTTCAGTGGTGAAGAAGAAATCCAGATCACCACCTGTGAGAGGCCGATCTGGGTCTTCTCCAGCCGTGCGAGAGAAATCTAGATCGCCCCCGAGACGCAGCAGATCTGGATCATCTCCAGCATTGAGAGAGAAATCTAGATCGCCCCAGAGACGCAGCAGATCTGGATCATTTCCAGCCGTGCGAGAGAAATCAAAATCGCCCCAGAGACGCAGCAGATCTGGATCATCTCCAGCCGTGCGAGAGAAATCTAGATCGCCCCCAAGACGCAGCAGATCTGGATCATCTCCAGCCGTGCGAGAGAAATCTAGATCACCCCCGAGACGCAGCAGATCTGGATCATCTCCAGCAGTACGAGATAAATCTAGATCGCCCCCGAGACGAAGCAGATCTGGATCATCTCCAGCAGTACAAGAGAAATCTAGATCGCCCCCGAGACGAAGCAGATCTGGATCATCTCCAGCTGTGCGAGAGAAACCAAGATCACCCCTGAGACGAAGCAGATCTGGATCCTCAccagaacagagagagaaatcTATATCACCTCCTGCGAGAGGCAGGTCTGTTTCCTCTCCTGGGTTGAAGAAGAAATCCAGTTCTCCTCAAAGGCAAAGTGGGCTTGGATCTTCACCAGCAGTGGAAGGGAAATCCAGATCTTCTCCAGGGAGAAGCAGATCTGGATCCTCTCCAGAATTGAAGAAGGTGTCTAAGACCTCTCCAAGACACAGTGGTGCCGTGTCTTCTCCAGTGGTGGAAGAGAAATCTAGCTTGCTTCCAAGATGTAGCCAGTCTGGATCCTCTCCAGAACCGATGAAGAAATCCAGATCGCCGCCTGCGAGAGGCAGGTCTGGATCCTCTCCAGAACTAAATGATAAATCTAGCTCACCACTCCCAAGGCATAGCCAATCAGGATCTTCTCCAGAGCCAAAAAAGAAATCCAGATCACCTCCAAGATGTGTTAAGCCTGGTGCTTCTCCAGTGGTGAAGGAAAAATCCAGATCTCCTCAGCCATGGCAAAGCCGATCCGGATCCTCTCCAGAAGTGAAAAAGAAGTCCCCATCTCCGCCCATGAGAGGGGTCTCTGCAGAGCAAGCAAAATCCAGATCACCTCCCTCACTGAGCGGATCTGGATCATTGTTGACACTGAAAGGGAAATCCAGTTCGCCCCCAAGACGCAGCCGATCCGGATCCTCTCCAGGGTCAGGAAGCAAGCTTGGGGCAGTTTCAAAACACAGCAGGCCCGTGGTTTCTCCAGAAGCTACAGAGTTAGTGAGGATTTTAGCAGGTCAGGTCAAGCCGATGTCTCCTGAGACAAAAGACAAATATGGAATGTCCCCAAGAAGGAGCAGATTGGGGTCGTCCCCTGGCATCAGAGAGAAATCCAGAACACCTCCAAGCAGCTCAGAGTCTTCTCCAGAACGGGCAGAAATATCCTCATCACCTCTGAGACGCAGCAGATCTGGCTCGCCCCCGAGGCCGCGAGAGAAGTCCCGATCGCCCCCGAGGCCGCGAGAGAAGTCCCGATCGCCCCCGAGGCCGCGAGAGAAGTCCCGATCGCCCCCGAGGCCGCGAGAGAAGTCCCGATCGCCCCCGAGGCCGCGAGAGAAGTCCCGATCGCCCCCGAGGCCGCGAGAGAAGTCCCGATCGCCCCCGAGGCCGCGAGAGAAGTCCCGATCGCCCCCGAGGCCGCGAGAGAAGTCCCGATCGCCCCCGAGGCCGCGAGAGAAGTCCCGATCGCCCCCGAGGCCGCGAGAGAAGTCCCGATCGCCCCCGAGGCCGCGAGAGAAGTCCCGATCGCCCCCGAGGCCGCGAGAGAAGTCCCGATCGCCCCCGAGGCCGCGAGAGAAGTCCCGATCGCCCCCAAGACGCAGCAGGTCGGGCTCATCTCCCAGGCCTCGAGAGAAATCCCTATCTCCTGCAAGGTATGGCAGTTCTGGCTCATTTCTGAGATCTAGAGAGAAATCCAGATCGCCTGCAAGGTACAGTATATCAGGCTCGTCCCTAAGACTTCGAGAAAAATCCAGATCTCCTCCAAGGCGTGGCAGGTCCGGCTCATCCCCGAGACCTCGAGAGAAGCTGGGGGcgtctcccagaagcagccgctcTGGGTCGTCTCCAGAGAGACCCAAGGGCCCGACGAGGCGTGGTCGGTCCAGCTCCCCCTCCAGAAGGGGGAAGTGGAGATCTTCCCTGCGGCGAGGAAGATCTGGGTCGTCGCCCAGGAGAACCCGCTCCCGGTCCATCTCCAGACGAGGCAAATCCAGAAGCTCCCTGCGGAGGGACCGATCCATCTCGTCGCCCGGCAGGAGCCGCTCGAGATCCACCTCGCGATTCTCCCGCCGCCGGGAGCGCTCGCCGTCCTCGCCCCGCCGCGGCAGATCCCGCACGCCGCCCCGCCGAGCCCGAGCGGGGTCTTCCCCCCGGCGCCGCGGCTCCCGGCAGCCCCGCTCCCGCTCCCCGCCGAAACTGGACGTCTCCCGCACTCCAGCCTCTTCCTACCGTGGCCGCTCGAAGGCGTCACCAGCCAGGACCCGCTCAGGCTCGGGATCACCGAAACGAGCCGGGAGGAGGTCCCGCTCACCGCCGGTGCTGGAGAAATACCCCAAAGTGGGAGCAGCTGACAAGACAGCACCAGGCAGAGCTGAGAAGACGTCGCCCGTGGTGGTGGTGCCCATCCGGCGCAGTCCGTCCTGCTCCCCGCCGGCGCCGGACGAGGCCTCCCCCAAAGTCAGGAAagcccattcccctgcccccaagatcCACTCCCCACGGCCAGAGGGGTCTCTGGGAGCGGTGAGGAATGGGGGTCCAGCGCCCGCCTGGACCCTGAACTCCTGCCCTGTCGCCCCTGGGGGCTCCCCACCTGCCGGCCGCCTCCCCCCAGCCAAAGGGCCAGAGAAAGTCagatcttcctcctcttcctcttcctcctcctcctctgcatcCCACAaggtgcccagccccctgcccgccccactCCCGGTGCTGCCCCCCAAGGAGGAAGACAGGGAAGGGCCAAAGGTCAAGTCGGAGCCGCCAGCCCCGGAGGGGCCCGGGGAGCTACCAGACAAAGCCCGGAGTGGAGTCCCCAAGCTGCTGGTGCCGCTGCCGGTGCCCCCCCGCACCCCGTCCAAAGAGAAGAGGAGCTCGTCCACCTCCTCGTCGTCCTCCTCGTCGTCCTCGTCCTCTTCCtcgtcctcttcctcctcctccgacTCCAGCTCCAGCTCTTCGGAGTCCAGCCACGACTCTCCAGCGAGCAAGGGGCCCGACCTGGAGACAGCGAAGAAAGA GCCCCTGAGTCCGGCGCAGAAGGAGCTGGCCCGCGAGGGGCGCCCCCTGGAGGTTGCCAAGCGGAAACGCCGTTCCCGaagctccagcagctccagcagcagctcaacGTCTTCATCCTCCTCGTCGTCCTCCTCGTCGTCCTCctcgtcgtcctcctcctcctcctcgtcctcttcttcctcctcctcctcttcctcctcctctcctaaGCCGGGGCCCCAGCCACAGCCGAAGGCGGCCCCCAAGAAGCTCTCGCCTGAGCAGAGGCG CTCCCGGAGCCCCCGGAAACCGATCGACTCCCTGCGTGACTCGCGCTCTCTCAGCTACTCCCCGGCCGAGCGGCGCCGGCCCTCCCCCCCGgagccccccccggcccagcgGGAGCGGCACAG TGACAAACCCTCCCAGAGGAGCCGAGGAACCAACAGCCGCTCCCCGGGTCGCAAGCGCAGGCGGGAAacgcccagccccccccacgctGCCCGTCGCCGAGCGTCCCG GTCGCCGTAG